CGCCGAGCAAAGTGCCTATACCAACGTGTCGGGAACCCAGCTGACACCGTTTTATTCCGAAGTCGCCGAGATCGCCTATTGGGTATCTCCCGAATGGGTTCGTAACGCAGACGGATCGCTGTATTACGAAAACCAAGTTGCCGATACCAACGGTGATTACACCTATCACCCGGTTTACCTAGACCGTAACGGGGACCTGCTACCGGATCGGTTGAATCTGCACCGCCGAGTCCTCTTGGTGCGGCCCGATCTGAACTTCACGCCTGCGGAAATGAGTATCGTCAACGGAACCGGTGTTCCGGCAACCATCCCCGCCACCTGGAGCGTACCGACAATTCCATTCTTGGTTCGAACCGCTTCCGGGTTGCGAGTCTTGCCAATTTCCGATGTGAGTGCGACCAATCAAGCGATCTTTCCGAACGCGGTGTCGATCAACGCGCCTGGGCTTTGGCAGAACACCGGAACGCCTGCGGCACAGTTGTTGGCCTCGCCACATTGGTTGACTGGCTTGGCACGCATTCAACAGGTGATGGATTTGTCGATCAGTCGCGTCACTGACTACTGGAGCACCCCAGCGACGGCCGCTGGAACCTACGCGACCTACGGAATGCCTACCGCAATCCTGAAGGCAAACTCGCTTGCAGAATTGACACGTCCGGAAAACCGTTTCGCCCACGTGCGGATTCCTCATCAGGTGATCAGTGCTTCCCCAGGTTCGTCGATGCCGCAATTGGCACTTTGTCCTCCGCATCCGTACTTGGTTGCCAGGGAATTTTCGCCAGCTGATTTGCTCGATACGACCGATCCTTTGACAACGGTTAACGGTGCACCAACGACGTTTCCCCATCAAGCTGATGCCACGGTTGGAACCGCACCCGGAAACGCCAAGTACTTGGATCGCTATGGTCGATTCACACTAAAAACATTCCTACGCCCCGAGTTCAACTTGGCTGATCAAGTCAGCGACGTTGGCGCTGGTGGAACCTCGCTGGCTCGTGTTCGTCGAGGTGGCAGCGATATCATTGCCACGGACGTCGTAGGCTTTAACATCCAGATCTATGATCCCTCCGCACCGCGATTCGTTTGGATGGGACCTGATGGGCAGCCCGGTGTCGCCGGCGTCGACGATGACGTTGACGGCAGCGTTACTGACGAGGCTGACGAACTCGGCTGGCCCGGCAGCGATGACGAGGTCGTTACCGTTAACGATCCTCGCATTGATGAAGTCTTTGTTGGTAACGGAAACCGAACTCCGACGAACTGGAACGCGACGCCCAACCGGTTGTTTAGCCGAGTCGACGGTGGAGACTTCGTCGATTTGGGTTACATGCGTCTCGCTGGTGGCCCGATGCGTGGGTTGTTCCAGTTTGATCAGACCGGCAGTGATATTTCGCCGGTGATTTTGCCGACAACACCTGCGGCTTCTACAACGAATCACGTTGAAGAATTTGTCAGCCCATTCAGCGGGTTCAGTGCGGATCGAATCACGATTGATGCGCCCACTCCTTTCGGATCACAACAATCCACGTTTCCAGTTTCTTGGGAAAACAGTGGCCGAATGGTCGTCCGGACAGCTGCCGCGACAACACACGTCTCGTCCTTTTATCAGCCAGTCTACGACACATGGACGGACTCCTATGCGTCTGACCCTTTCGATCAAGAAGGTGTTGCGATTGGAACAACCGTGACGGGGTTCAACTATGCCGTCGAAGTCGGCGGGTTCAACGCAACCGCTTATACCGAGCGCAGAAGAACACAGGCTAATCCGTCCAATGGATCTCCAGCTGACAACGTTACACCTCGCTATGTTGTCCAGCGTCGTTGGTCTTCGTTGGACGGAGCCTACGCCAACCCAGGTCAGTTCTTCGCGCAAGACGCCGGAAAGAATCAGACGATCAACCAGCGTTCGGCGGATCCGATCGGAATCACTGCACCGGTTCCGCAACCTCTGCGTGCTTTGAAGGTTTCGATTCGGTTGAACGATCTGTCGGCCGAAACGATTCGGCAGCAGACGGTGATTCAGGAATTCTAGGGTTAGGTTTTTGTAGGACTGAAGGTCGATGAAACTGGGATGGAGCCTCGCTGTCGGATTGTTACTGGTGTCGATTGCCGCCGGTTCATTCGTCCGTGCCCGCCAGATTCAAAATTCCGTCGCGTCTTTTACTCCGCGACGATTCGCACCTGATCCCATCGAAGATGTGTTCGCGTCGAAGCAAGCGAGGCCGTATTGTTTCGATTCGAAAGCAGCGGTGTTGTTGACATCAGGTGAAGATGGGTTTCCCGGACGCGCGTTTGAGGATGATGACCTGGACGGTGAGATCGACGACCGATCGGAGATGGGAGCCGTCCCGAGTGATGATCGGTGTTTATCGCCAGCGGATGTTGGTTACGCCGAAGCGTCGCAGCGCCCCGAAACCATGGTCGTTTCACGAGGTGCATATGTCGAATGTGATGCCGAGCAAGATGGGGAAGCCGACCGGGTTTTAAGGCCCGATGGTTGGTATGTCGGCGGTAAGTCGCAGTAGTCGTGATCGACAGTATAGGTGCGTGACGTCGAGAAACCGTTGGTAACGGGATGCGGTTAACGCGTGATGTTTACGTTTTCATCAGCCGCCACGCGCGAGCGTGCGGTTCTGTGTTCGGGATTGGTCTGGGGCAGGAACCGCGGGCTGGCGCCCTGCGGCTGATGGGCGATTTGTATCAGCCGCTACGCGCGAGCGTGCGGTTCTGTGTGCTGTGCACGGTTCGGTGATTCATCTAACCGTCGCTAGCGCGATTCGGCTCATGGGTATTTTCAACCGTCGCTAGCGCGATTCGGCTCAGGGTTGGTGTTCTTGCATTCCTTCACCCAAAAAGAAACTTGTGTGGGGAGGCTTGTTGTAAACAACGTTTTGCCATGCGATTGCAAGCCGATACTGATGATCTTGCATCAGGGTGACGATTCGATGGTCACTTGGAATCGTTGTTGTGAAAACTCGCAAACTCTTTCGATCCGGCGATGTCATGATCAACTCTTCACGCCAGTCGCCGAGGATGTCTCCGACTAAGTTTGGGCCTCGGGGGGCACCACGGCTTTGGGTATTGAACAGCGTCTCTTCGCGTTCATTTTCCCAGTTCCATTTCTGGACGCGTGAGTACCCGACCAACTCGCG
This genomic interval from Stieleria sp. JC731 contains the following:
- a CDS encoding type II secretion system protein J — encoded protein: MNQNRLNMNSFPSHRRIAKDGFTILEVLIALTASLLLMLGLARAYKLLGDKITERQSEMDLSVRLRDVSIRLRDELRRATCEMTPPAKVSAGEGYLVYHEGPFTDSTTILGSVPHPTPANTTYFPDSRVGDMDDFLAFTSRAKEGAPFMGFIPQGVLDAVRFIKGQMTAAEQSAYTNVSGTQLTPFYSEVAEIAYWVSPEWVRNADGSLYYENQVADTNGDYTYHPVYLDRNGDLLPDRLNLHRRVLLVRPDLNFTPAEMSIVNGTGVPATIPATWSVPTIPFLVRTASGLRVLPISDVSATNQAIFPNAVSINAPGLWQNTGTPAAQLLASPHWLTGLARIQQVMDLSISRVTDYWSTPATAAGTYATYGMPTAILKANSLAELTRPENRFAHVRIPHQVISASPGSSMPQLALCPPHPYLVAREFSPADLLDTTDPLTTVNGAPTTFPHQADATVGTAPGNAKYLDRYGRFTLKTFLRPEFNLADQVSDVGAGGTSLARVRRGGSDIIATDVVGFNIQIYDPSAPRFVWMGPDGQPGVAGVDDDVDGSVTDEADELGWPGSDDEVVTVNDPRIDEVFVGNGNRTPTNWNATPNRLFSRVDGGDFVDLGYMRLAGGPMRGLFQFDQTGSDISPVILPTTPAASTTNHVEEFVSPFSGFSADRITIDAPTPFGSQQSTFPVSWENSGRMVVRTAAATTHVSSFYQPVYDTWTDSYASDPFDQEGVAIGTTVTGFNYAVEVGGFNATAYTERRRTQANPSNGSPADNVTPRYVVQRRWSSLDGAYANPGQFFAQDAGKNQTINQRSADPIGITAPVPQPLRALKVSIRLNDLSAETIRQQTVIQEF